The following coding sequences are from one Rutidosis leptorrhynchoides isolate AG116_Rl617_1_P2 chromosome 11, CSIRO_AGI_Rlap_v1, whole genome shotgun sequence window:
- the LOC139875303 gene encoding uncharacterized protein: MILLWNPTIQKSVGIVVPNVIYKMHADIVIGFGVCPNTSDPKLVKIKNIQSSVTGTINYVPWDVEVFTLSSGVWRSISVTMPSKPVELSWFQVFIDGVIYWLGNDKIDVGHENKHNRLISFDLKCEEFGEVLLSDTLVRSTADMYLRKLMGSLAVIEGFYEPQDPFCVVWKMNEEGVLKSFTKLYTFKAYPFTIMNSVLEFRKNGEPIMESIEQGGELTTLEFYEPCSGQVNDLWPDENHAVYKDESVVITFKSFYTGYPFVSRTNQFRLL; encoded by the exons ATGATTCTGTTATGGAATCCTACAATTCAGAAATCGGTTGGTATAGTTGTTCCAAATGTGATATATAAGATGCACGCAGATATTGTTATCGGTTTTGGAGTTTGTCCTAACACTAGTGATCCTAAACTTGTTAAGATAAAAAATATTCAAAGCTCAGTAACCGGCACTATAAATTATGTTCCTTGGGATGTTGAGGTGTTTACGTTAAGCTCTGGGGTTTGGAGAAGTATATCTGTCACTATGCCTTCTAAACCGGTTGAATTGTCATGGTTCCAAGTTTTTATAGATGGGGTTATTTATTGGCTTGGTAATGATAAGATTGATGTGGGTCATGAAAATAAACATAATCGGCTTATTTCATTTGATCTCAAATGTGAAGAATTTGGTGAAGTATTACTTTCGGATACTTTAGTACGTTCGACCGCAGATATGTATCTCAGGAAATTGATGGGTTCTCTTGCTGTGATTGAAGGCTTTTATGAGCCTCAAGACCCATTTTGTGTTGTGTGGAAGATGAATGAAGAAGGTGTTTTGAAATCATTTACAAAACTTTACACCTTTAAGGCGTATCCTTTTACGATTATGAATAGTGTACTTGAATTCAGGAAGAATGGGGAACCTATTATGGAATCGATAGAACAAGGCGGAGAATTGACCACACTTGAATTTTATGAACCGTGTTCAGGACAAGTCAATGATCTTTGGCCAGATGAAAACCATG CAGTGTATAAAGATGAGAGTGTAGTTATCACATTCAAGTCTTTTTACACTGGCTATCCGTTTGTTTCTCGTACTAACCAGTTTAGGTTATTGTAA